The following proteins are encoded in a genomic region of Montipora foliosa isolate CH-2021 chromosome 8, ASM3666993v2, whole genome shotgun sequence:
- the LOC137967573 gene encoding protein NLRC5-like has protein sequence MNFKDLFIPETVSILSYVAVFSWILLDGIVSAIFLDMEINESRFDVGCDVKTTSEKDFIQGKCFDQYQKQFYKLGIPLYAFVIVNFFSISLVSLVYSVCMKSTVNRLKGALRDAERSSRLSNQRRIRRRCLFFAYLSQLAAKFALGIIFIVFLKTDLLYPGHFPADFTCTVERGYDSGELVTNQTQSTVYECINQRATKKNFWTNAVTVVNGIFAFFAFVEIVWILSRAAKRGRTFMDNLQFYADHLRSNSDQQRVTPQQEIPLELTEAVNRMKAYCLNITEKLTDLKEPFRRNPGEGPKPNLLNIDQIYVNVAMHEGRAEHVFAKDRSKQLKEYPPDSKNCVYVKPEDVIDKEHKNVLVVGRPGIGKTLLSTMIARMWASGEAFIRDQDDKTNVVVVFLMKFRRFTSNLVLSLHELLANAETVENLHKAVWKFVIENPSQVLFIFDGVDEYSAKEDIARKDHTCYKNGLEEKMPVSTLFNKLASGELLRGLNIITTTRPTAVPCIAEVNFDRTVEILGFTSEMIEDYVEKFTHGIHNAKEKIWRHIKSNMNLFSLCYIPVNCFLVCSCLLEIISLPGTARTLPTRMTDIYAMVVKIVFLKHNRQSSAQGNPSLKDYLYLPFKKFPKSHKKIFKRLGEIAFEGVKQGRLLFESSEVIGLEECGLLHRLPDAKSRFNEPPKAQYCFTHLTLQEFFAAKHLAESLNKRELENFVSEHINDGAWQMVLQFVAGLLEPDPETKSSNSDIFIKLLPMSTEKKSEREMMRDHSLPKTKTLTYWPASTEDKQLALNLCKCLYEIDDEKQQAVLQNKIEQIGFNAVDFSHCSLGPVDFAAVSHFLENASGVLCMDLEWNDLGSLGAKEVQKFLVNTGCQLNSLNLIRNELTDKAAEHLSAALKDSNCKLNSLNLSYNKLTDKAAELLSSALKHSNCKLNYLNLGSNKLTDKGAEHLSAALNHSNCKLNSLNLRFNNITNKAAFLQSVEHINWEVLV, from the coding sequence atgaatttcaaagacTTGTTTATTCCTGAAACTGTAAGCATACTCAGTTATGTTGCAGTTTTCTCTTGGATTTTACTTGATGGCATAGTGAGTGCGATATTTTTAGACATGGAGATCAACGAATCAAGATTCGACGTCGGCTGCGATGTGAAAACCACCAGCGAGAAGGATTTTATCCAAGGAAAGTGCTTCGACCAGTACCAAAAGCAATTCTACAAACTCGGCATTCCTCTCTACGCCTTCGTCATTGTTAATTTCTTCTCGATTTCTTTGGTGTCCCTTGTTTACTCCGTGTGCATGAAGTCCACAGTTAATAGACTTAAGGGCGCTCTCAGAGATGCGGAACGGAGCTCGAGATTGAGCAATCAAAGACGAATTCGAAGGCGTTGCCTTTTCTTTGCATATTTATCTCAACTTGCCGCAAAATTTGCTCTGGGGatcattttcattgtcttcCTAAAGACCGACTTACTCTATCCCGGGCACTTTCCCGCAGATTTTACCTGTACTGTTGAGAGAGGCTATGATTCAGGTGAGCTAGTTACGAACCAGACACAATCAACAGTTTACGAATGTATCAATCAGAGAGCAACGAAAAAGAATTTTTGGACCAATGCTGTGACAGTTGTTAACGGCATTTTCGCATTTTTTGCCTTCGTGGAGATTGTCTGGATCTTATCACGCGCCGCTAAGAGAGGAAGAACTTTCATGGACAACCTACAGTTTTATGCTGATCATTTGAGATCGAACTCGGATCAACAACGCGTAACACCGCAACAAGAAATACCGTTAGAACTGACAGAAGCCGTAAACAGAATGAAGGCCTATTGCTTAAATATCACAGAGAAACTGACTGATCTTAAAGAACCTTTTAGACGTAACCCAGGAGAAGGCCCGAAACCCAATCTTCTTAATATTGATCAAATCTATGTCAATGTGGCAATGCATGAAGGCAGAGCTGAACATGTCTTTGCGAAAGACAGAAGCAAACAACTTAAAGAATACCCTCCCGATTCCAAGAACTGTGTCTATGTCAAGCCAGAGGATGTTATTGACAAAGAACACAAGAACGTCCTTGTTGTTGGACGTCCTGGCATAGGAAAGACGTTGCTCAGCACAATGATTGCTCGAATGTGGGCATCTGGTGAAGCGTTCATTCGAGATCAGGATGACAAAACaaacgttgttgttgtgttcctcATGAAATTCAGGCGCTTTACAAGCAATCTAGTGCTTAGTCTCCATGAACTGTTGGCTAACGCAGAAACAGTTGAAAACTTACATAAAGCTGTGTGGAAATTTGTAATTGAAAACCCAAGCCAGGTACTTTTTATTTTTGACGGAGTCGATGAATATTCTGCGAAAGAGGATATCGCTAGAAAAGACCACACATGTTACAAGAATGGCTTGGAGGAGAAGATGCCCGTCTCAACTTTATTTAACAAACTAGCCAGTGGAGAACTTCTTCGTGGTCTAAACATAATCACAACAACAAGACCAACGGCAGTCCCCTGTATTGCAGAAGTGAACTTTGATAGAACCGTGGAAATTCTCGGATTTACGTCGGAAATGATTGAAGACTACGTCGAAAAGTTTACACATGGTATTCACAACGCAAAGGAGAAAATTTGGAGACACATTAAGTCGAACATGAACCTGTTTTCATTGTGCTACATCCCAGTGAACTGTTTTCTCGTTTGCTCTTGTCTTCTGGAAATCATCAGTCTCCCTGGTACAGCGCGCACCCTCCCCACAAGAATGACTGATATTTACGCCATGGTTGTAAAGATTGTCTTTTTAAAGCACAATCGGCAAAGCAGCGCTCAAGGTAACCCGAGTCTAAAAGATTACTTGTACTTGCCGTTTAAGAAGTTCCCAAAATCTCACAAAAAGATTTTCAAGAGACTGGGAGAAATTGCTTTTGAGGGAGTAAAACAAGGAAGATTGCTGTTTGAGTCAAGCGAAGTCATTGGACTGGAAGAATGTGGACTTCTTCACAGATTGCCAGACGCCAAATCCCGTTTTAATGAGCCTCCGAAAGCCCAATATTGCTTTACACATTTGACACTGCAAGAATTCTTCGCTGCAAAGCATTTGGCAGAGTCCTTGAATAAAAGAGAACTCGAAAACTTTGTGTCAGAACACATTAACGATGGTGCATGGCAAATGGTGCTGCAGTTTGTGGCTGGATTACTCGAGCCTGATCCAGAAACAAAGAGCTCAAACAGCGACATTTTTATCAAACTGCTTCCTATGTCAACTGAGAAGAAATCCGAAAGGGAAATGATGAGGGATCACTCGTTACCAAAGACAAAAACACTGACCTATTGGCCAGCTAGTACAGAAGACAAACAGCTAGCACTGAACTTATGTAAGTGTTTGTACGAGATTGATGACGAAAAACAGCAGGCAgtgttacaaaacaaaattgagcAAATTGGCTTTAACGCCGTAGATTTTAGTCACTGTTCACTCGGGCCTGTTGACTTTGCTGCTGTCTCGCATTTCTTAGAAAATGCTTCGGGAGTTTTGTGTATGGATTTGGAGTGGAATGATCTTGGTTCATTGGGTGCAAAAGAAGTGCAAAAGTTTCTTGTCAATACTGGATGCCAACTAAACAGCTTAAACCTCATACGTAACGAGTTAACTGATAAAGCAGCCGAGCATTTATCAGCAGCACTAAAGGACAGtaattgcaaactaaacagcTTAAACCTCAGTTATAACAAGTTAACTGATAAAGCAGCCGAGCTTTTATCATCAGCACTCAAGCACAgtaattgcaaactaaactaCTTAAACCTCGGAAGTAACAAATTAACTGATAAAGGAGCCGAGCATTTATCAGCAGCACTAAACCACAGtaattgcaaactaaacagcTTAAACCTCAGGTTTAACAATATAACTAATAAAGCCGCCTTCCTTCAATCAGTTGAGCATATTAATTGGGAAGTTTTAGTTTGA